Proteins encoded in a region of the Streptomyces sp. NBC_00310 genome:
- a CDS encoding TetR/AcrR family transcriptional regulator, which produces MSLAESHAGDGRVRDGSPVRGRPRSEAVERSIVEGVMKLLEEGVPLSELSIERVARTAGVGKATIYRRWSGKEALFADVLRAAEPPDPELPGTSMRDDLVVLMEAARRRGLLNRPSAILHNVIAQMKSSPKIWDAYHADVVAPRRRALAEVLRRGRDNGELRADVDIDLAGDLVFGPMLVRTVMRPDASLPEDLAETIVDTVLEGLRPPAK; this is translated from the coding sequence TTGAGCCTCGCCGAGAGCCACGCCGGAGACGGGCGGGTACGGGACGGGAGTCCCGTGCGCGGACGGCCCCGCAGCGAGGCCGTGGAGCGGTCCATCGTCGAGGGCGTGATGAAACTCCTCGAAGAGGGCGTGCCGCTCTCGGAGTTGTCGATCGAACGGGTGGCCCGCACCGCCGGCGTCGGCAAGGCGACCATCTACCGCCGCTGGAGCGGCAAGGAGGCGCTCTTCGCCGACGTACTGCGCGCCGCGGAGCCCCCGGACCCCGAACTGCCCGGCACCTCGATGCGCGACGACCTGGTCGTCCTCATGGAGGCGGCCCGCCGACGCGGGCTGCTCAACCGGCCGTCGGCGATCCTGCACAACGTCATCGCCCAGATGAAGAGCAGCCCCAAGATCTGGGACGCCTACCACGCGGACGTCGTCGCCCCCCGCCGCCGGGCCCTCGCCGAAGTCCTGCGCCGAGGCCGGGACAACGGCGAACTCCGCGCCGACGTGGACATCGACCTCGCCGGCGACCTGGTCTTCGGCCCCATGCTCGTCCGCACCGTCATGCGCCCGGACGCCTCCCTCCCCGAGGATCTCGCGGAGACCATCGTCGACACCGTGCTCGAAGGTCTTCGTCCTCCTGCGAAGTGA
- a CDS encoding MFS transporter yields MTTAVPDSRIPAAVHRRRWAILGVLMLSLLIVVLDNSILNVAIKTISTPAPTGLGATQSELEWAINAYTLVFAGLLFSAGLLGDRLGRKKVLLGGLVVFGVGSALAAMSGSPAELIVFRAVMGLGAAFVMPATLAVLMNVFERDEQPKAIGIWAGGVGLAIAIGPITGGLLLDHFWWGSVFLINVPIVVLALGLMMWLVPDSRDPHPGRIDPVGVVLSVVGLVLLVYGIIRGGQLADFTDVTVLGTIAAGLAVLAAFVVFEKRSDHPSIDMTFFKNKVFSTAIGVIGLVFFALMGVTFFSVFYTQTVRGYSPLQTGLLMLPLAVAQLVFAPRARLVVDRFGNSAVCTAGMVLIAGMLAAFAVLDADTPIWILEVIFFFMGMGMAHVMTPLSVVIMQALPREKAGSASALSNTFRQVGGALGIAVLGSVLSTAYRSGIEDKLPAGAPHAAAESIEATLGLAARLGERGEALVGPAHDAFLHAMHVTALCGAGIALIGAVAMAVFLPGRQKGGHEGKEETELAVADH; encoded by the coding sequence ATGACTACCGCAGTCCCTGACTCCCGAATACCGGCGGCGGTGCATCGGCGCCGCTGGGCGATCCTCGGTGTGCTGATGCTGAGCCTGCTGATCGTGGTGCTCGACAACTCGATCCTCAACGTCGCCATCAAGACCATCTCCACCCCGGCGCCCACCGGCCTCGGCGCCACCCAGAGCGAGCTGGAGTGGGCGATCAACGCCTACACGCTCGTCTTCGCGGGGCTGCTGTTCTCCGCGGGCCTCCTCGGCGACCGCCTCGGCCGCAAGAAGGTCCTGCTCGGCGGGCTCGTCGTGTTCGGTGTCGGCTCGGCCCTCGCCGCCATGTCGGGCTCCCCGGCCGAGCTGATCGTCTTCCGCGCGGTGATGGGCCTCGGTGCCGCCTTCGTGATGCCCGCCACCCTCGCCGTCCTCATGAACGTCTTCGAGCGCGACGAACAGCCGAAGGCCATCGGCATCTGGGCGGGCGGCGTCGGCCTCGCCATCGCCATCGGCCCGATCACCGGCGGCCTCCTCCTCGACCACTTCTGGTGGGGCTCGGTCTTCCTGATCAACGTCCCGATCGTCGTCCTCGCGCTCGGCCTGATGATGTGGCTGGTGCCCGACTCGCGCGACCCCCACCCCGGCCGCATCGACCCCGTCGGCGTCGTGCTCTCCGTCGTCGGCCTCGTGCTCCTCGTCTACGGCATCATCCGCGGCGGCCAGCTCGCCGACTTCACCGACGTCACCGTCCTCGGGACCATCGCGGCCGGGCTCGCGGTCCTCGCCGCCTTCGTGGTCTTCGAGAAGCGCAGCGACCACCCCTCCATCGACATGACGTTCTTCAAGAACAAGGTCTTCTCGACCGCCATCGGCGTCATCGGTCTGGTCTTCTTCGCACTGATGGGCGTGACCTTCTTCTCCGTCTTCTACACCCAGACCGTACGCGGCTACTCCCCGCTCCAGACCGGCCTGTTGATGCTGCCGCTGGCCGTCGCGCAGCTCGTCTTCGCGCCGCGCGCCCGCCTCGTCGTCGACCGCTTCGGCAACAGCGCGGTGTGCACGGCGGGCATGGTGCTGATCGCCGGAATGCTGGCCGCGTTCGCCGTACTGGACGCGGACACACCGATCTGGATCCTCGAAGTGATCTTCTTCTTCATGGGCATGGGCATGGCGCACGTGATGACCCCGCTGAGCGTCGTCATCATGCAGGCGCTGCCCCGCGAGAAGGCCGGCTCCGCGTCCGCCCTCAGCAACACCTTCCGCCAGGTCGGCGGCGCCCTCGGTATCGCCGTCCTCGGCTCGGTGCTCTCCACCGCCTACCGGAGCGGCATCGAGGACAAGTTGCCCGCCGGCGCCCCGCACGCCGCCGCCGAGTCCATCGAGGCCACCCTCGGCCTCGCCGCCCGCCTCGGCGAACGGGGCGAGGCCCTGGTCGGCCCGGCCCACGACGCCTTCCTGCACGCCATGCACGTGACCGCCCTGTGCGGGGCCGGCATCGCCCTGATCGGCGCGGTGGCCATGGCGGTGTTCCTGCCGGGACGGCAGAAGGGCGGTCACGAGGGCAAGGAGGAAACGGAGTTGGCGGTCGCCGACCACTGA
- the panB gene encoding 3-methyl-2-oxobutanoate hydroxymethyltransferase, with the protein MTQLSAAQTKPSDGSKALYGGKGTRRITVRDIALAKERGEKWPMLTAYDAMTASVFDEAGIPVMLVGDSAGNCHLGYESTVPVTLDEMTMLSAAVVRGTSRALIVGDLPFGSYQEGPVQALRSATRLVKEAGVGAVKLEGGERSHRQIELLVESGIPVMAHIGLTPQSVNAMGYRVQGRGEEAAQQLLRDAKAVQDAGAFAVVLELVPAELAAEVTRVLHIPTVGIGAGAETDAQVLVWTDMLGLTGGRMPKFVKQYADLRTVMGDAAKAFAEDVVGGTFPTEEHSVH; encoded by the coding sequence ATGACGCAGCTTTCGGCTGCCCAGACGAAGCCCTCCGACGGCAGCAAGGCGCTGTACGGGGGCAAGGGCACGCGCCGTATCACCGTCCGGGACATCGCCCTCGCCAAGGAGCGCGGCGAGAAGTGGCCCATGCTCACCGCGTACGACGCGATGACCGCGTCCGTCTTCGACGAGGCCGGCATCCCGGTCATGCTCGTCGGCGACTCCGCGGGCAACTGCCACCTCGGGTACGAGTCGACCGTGCCCGTCACCCTCGACGAGATGACCATGCTGTCCGCGGCCGTCGTACGGGGCACCAGCCGCGCCCTGATCGTCGGCGACCTGCCCTTCGGCTCCTACCAGGAGGGCCCGGTGCAGGCGCTGCGCTCGGCGACCCGGCTGGTCAAGGAGGCCGGGGTCGGCGCGGTCAAGCTGGAGGGCGGCGAGCGGTCGCACCGCCAGATCGAGCTGCTGGTCGAGTCCGGCATCCCGGTCATGGCCCACATCGGCCTCACCCCGCAGTCCGTCAACGCGATGGGCTACCGCGTACAGGGCCGGGGCGAGGAGGCCGCGCAGCAGCTGCTGCGCGACGCCAAGGCCGTCCAGGACGCGGGCGCGTTCGCGGTCGTCCTGGAGCTGGTTCCGGCGGAGCTGGCGGCGGAGGTCACGCGGGTGCTCCACATCCCGACCGTGGGCATCGGCGCGGGCGCGGAGACCGACGCGCAGGTCCTCGTGTGGACCGACATGCTCGGGCTGACCGGCGGACGGATGCCGAAGTTCGTGAAGCAGTACGCCGATCTGCGTACGGTCATGGGTGACGCGGCGAAGGCGTTCGCGGAGGACGTCGTGGGCGGGACGTTCCCGACGGAGGAGCACTCCGTTCACTGA
- a CDS encoding ATP-binding cassette domain-containing protein — MTRIDKEASGAKGAVTVRGLVKHYGETRALDGVDLDVREGTVMGVLGPNGAGKTTLVRCLSTLITPDAGHATVAGYDVVRQPRQLRRVIGLTGQYASVDEKLSGFENLYMIGRLLDLPRKEAKNRATGLLERFSLTEAARRPAATYSGGMRRRLDLAASMIGSPAVLYLDEPTTGLDPRTRNEVWTEVKRLVGDGVTVLLTTQYMEEAEQLASELTVIDRGKVIAGGRIEELKAQVGGRTLRVRPADPAHLRPLAEDLDGLGITGLATTTVDPETGTLLVPILSDEQLTAVVGVLTARGVTIASISTELPSLDEVFLSLTGHKAGAPQGTTSAPAHEEVAV, encoded by the coding sequence ATGACACGAATCGACAAGGAAGCCAGCGGCGCGAAGGGCGCTGTCACCGTGCGGGGGCTGGTCAAGCACTACGGCGAGACCAGGGCGCTGGACGGTGTCGACCTCGATGTGCGTGAGGGCACGGTGATGGGCGTGCTCGGCCCGAACGGGGCGGGCAAGACGACCCTCGTACGGTGCCTGTCCACGCTGATCACGCCGGACGCGGGGCACGCGACCGTGGCCGGCTATGACGTCGTACGGCAGCCGCGGCAGCTCCGCCGGGTGATCGGGCTGACGGGACAGTACGCGTCCGTGGACGAGAAGCTGTCCGGCTTCGAGAACCTGTACATGATCGGCCGGCTGCTCGACCTGCCCCGGAAGGAGGCGAAGAACCGGGCCACCGGTCTGCTGGAGCGGTTCTCGCTGACCGAGGCCGCCCGGCGCCCGGCGGCGACGTACTCCGGCGGTATGCGGCGGCGGCTCGACCTGGCCGCGTCCATGATCGGAAGCCCGGCCGTGCTGTACCTGGACGAGCCGACGACCGGCCTCGACCCGCGGACGCGCAACGAGGTGTGGACCGAGGTGAAGCGCCTGGTCGGCGACGGCGTGACCGTGCTGCTGACCACGCAGTACATGGAGGAGGCCGAGCAGCTGGCCTCGGAGCTGACCGTGATCGACCGGGGGAAGGTCATCGCGGGCGGCCGTATCGAGGAGCTGAAGGCCCAGGTCGGCGGGCGTACGCTCCGCGTCCGGCCGGCCGACCCGGCGCATCTGCGGCCGCTGGCCGAGGATCTCGACGGCCTGGGCATCACCGGGCTCGCCACGACCACCGTGGACCCCGAAACCGGCACCCTGCTCGTGCCGATCCTCAGCGACGAGCAGCTGACCGCGGTCGTCGGCGTGCTCACCGCGCGCGGGGTCACCATCGCCTCGATCAGCACCGAACTGCCCAGCCTGGACGAGGTGTTCCTGTCCCTCACCGGTCACAAGGCCGGCGCGCCGCAGGGCACGACCTCGGCCCCCGCCCACGAGGAGGTCGCCGTATGA
- a CDS encoding ABC transporter permease: protein MSAATLPTTGETGRPDGRIGLRAHARHTGALVRRNLLWIRQDPESMFDAVLMPIVFTLLFVYVFGGSIGQALGGGQEEYVQYVVPGLMAMTCMNMAMGVGTGFNEDFQKGIMDRFRSLPIGRSSVLLAKISVELLRMLVATTILLTVGVLIGFDITNWPGLLGAVGLATVFGSSLMWIFLVLGVTLKNAQSVQAMGFLVLFPLQFGSSIFAPTQSMPGWLQAFTDYNPLSALADTARGLMTGGPIAHDLFVTLGWSVALTAVMAPIAIHKFKTKS, encoded by the coding sequence ATGAGCGCCGCAACCCTTCCCACGACCGGCGAGACCGGTCGGCCCGACGGCCGGATCGGGCTGCGGGCCCATGCCCGGCACACCGGCGCGCTCGTCCGGCGCAACCTGCTGTGGATCCGGCAGGACCCCGAGTCGATGTTCGACGCGGTCCTCATGCCGATCGTGTTCACCCTCCTCTTCGTGTACGTCTTCGGCGGCTCCATCGGGCAGGCGCTGGGCGGCGGCCAGGAGGAGTACGTGCAGTACGTGGTGCCGGGACTGATGGCGATGACGTGCATGAACATGGCCATGGGCGTCGGCACGGGGTTCAACGAGGACTTCCAGAAGGGCATCATGGACCGCTTCCGGTCCCTGCCCATCGGCCGGTCCTCGGTGCTGCTCGCGAAGATCTCCGTCGAGCTGCTGCGCATGCTGGTCGCCACGACCATCCTGCTGACCGTCGGTGTCCTCATCGGATTCGACATCACCAACTGGCCGGGGCTGCTCGGCGCGGTGGGCCTGGCCACCGTCTTCGGCTCGTCCCTGATGTGGATCTTCCTGGTGCTGGGCGTGACGTTGAAGAACGCGCAGTCCGTGCAGGCGATGGGCTTCCTGGTGCTGTTCCCGCTGCAGTTCGGCTCGTCGATCTTCGCGCCGACCCAGTCCATGCCGGGCTGGCTGCAGGCCTTCACCGACTACAACCCGCTGTCGGCCCTCGCGGACACCGCGCGCGGGCTGATGACGGGCGGACCGATCGCCCACGACCTGTTCGTCACGCTCGGCTGGTCGGTGGCGCTGACGGCGGTGATGGCACCGATCGCGATCCACAAGTTCAAGACGAAGAGCTGA